The Juglans microcarpa x Juglans regia isolate MS1-56 chromosome 2S, Jm3101_v1.0, whole genome shotgun sequence genome has a window encoding:
- the LOC121252370 gene encoding protein SHORTAGE IN CHIASMATA 1, whose translation MHLNVDYFSPSENLEPPTFLRLPVPHLPPPTLSTLPDLIPFLSPIDFSLRIHHFPIDSALSNFSSAVLPQIIDDSDLGNFDVSVPSWSGKAFFDENWLVQQENGIFSKKREVDGQTTFGYETLESVLAKKANGIAVDDKDASRYDVIQFETPELDALLENVCFFEEEDVQILSGDPEIENCLEMLRQELRMQDPCEVQGLIYSVEDVTSKYTMEQKAYVLEDDGSVQDQICFHQSLFPSLEVDETSLGTLTCLSIEEELLSLLENTEHLSWLQKDNMVNNVEELFGSRAYDISQFLPAHCLSKDCPDHELASMENLPEMDFISMVEHSQIQGNPSCKGKSQLDCLLAVSPVIFQEFQFLDVDSSQLFGAVFNRQTAYEPETCDWLFTEDMNFKNFNELIVSYELALVDNTFKSLPVPLFSDDEKTRSLCSIIEDKLAGLEQLPRSASDEIYLDWHLLEEDKCNSRIYSSYHSMLEDVDSPTFDFDLGSFDDGKLLFEIVFSDNVLNRPKTEEKKESLNLLHHGISVSTAHDVGGVSKKLLDDECLNPGNGEQLAEKDAERAFLLFKSMSQFNDLDFFLNPRKASAGEYSDSAIKAVVADAAFSEVPSSNSSAACASTGVQLHHCDVVSYKVKLSDIIVAIVDNFEKSYLAILQNEREMIKTYIPFLAEENFKLLSLPKQKLMDCIKKINAQGTTSHRDENIKVFFTLCALKQMAWYVCFYGIHPAHQYVDKLCQSLGFLRSRLGNLWPLIEDAGRKVEREITSSHPSLTLIQEILHSSTTQGNLKVLIVAEEIFWWSLRSLLMSVGLSFSEFENYYAHANQSDLLKNDEDFINTKMDALLVADCLLVSHERVSASFPFNKFGIILEYGGSYGSSRINYLSPKLVGFPRLHFLKVELDKSSASKALCEGVDMPRITEMTMLTLPYMTMEKSENMNIQKLEKLINFLPIEGKFTMGPLGAADEAEACCMPLPVPTVPFAMESENVSQIMVPSPERIIIVNTQIFDKQMIVSRRSTYQRILAMEKEGAQVVERDSDLPVDVIISSAICLVWYDCRNIGKKAAALDEASSCLPLCIENVASNVLTLLSFTFSGCFLVFEGEISFLSTIMESSDGLYAAAASLGIDLQIFCSYSSEMTDEIILSCISYATKLTKGLYPKMPESETLAESFLTKFPSINPLMAHAILSSGGVLIEFLEWSPEFRTRAIQKYNVSEESVRLFSALCKYGEREDSKSIMTDCSSVSSGPDSEKCHFNIGSGRRRKYSGSPHKIDLHMDALVNFETLYKFPDDALDPSPLSKPNNMWMSKDPKIFDRFRKPSTLPNGLFGQKQGLDMDMLTNPSSLPNPWDSQFSKSPQMSNEIKRPYFSFSDIMPGHNQVSDTAMMNNLDWHGMRKSENQSGDIIGEVIDLTDSPVSGQDFSSIGSSMKFSLSVPERDNYLTRKSKTARKLSFGKSSHPPCSVAAEINSNSDIWSFKKVQRQDFPEVANDYQVLLEEGSTERTVADSMGLAFEENKISSYGATPLSNALSSTHPQQNSPWTIEFLNRIREKSRLRQQSLPCDTSSPCLGYSGNISKVSKRKSPSILEFYKYQGSSMPRPEQKRQKKSVQSSNSSKNKKASSSVFPTWTPSDKRARKTLSFAMNGSGSQSKLVWSDGTHGLSKKFRNQL comes from the exons AAGGCTAATGGAATTGCTGTTGATGATAAGGATGCAAGCAGATATGATGTTATCCAATTTGAAACACCAGAGCTGGATGCATTGTTG GAAAATGTCTGTTTTTTTGAGGAAGAGGATGTACAAATTCTGTCTGGAGATccagaaattgaaaattgtCTG GAAATGCTTAGGCAAGAGTTAAGAATGCAGGACCCTTGTGAAGTTCAAGGACTGATTTATTCAGTTGAAGATGTTACGTCAAAATACACCATGGAGCAAAAGGCTTATGTCTTGGAAGATGATGGTTCTGTTCAGGATCAAATATGCTTTCATCAAAGCCTTTTTCCTTCTCTAGAAGTTGATGAGACAAGTTTGGGAACTTTGACGTGCTTGTCTATAGAGGAAGAACTTCTTTCACTTCTTGAAAACACTGAACACCTAAGTTGGCTTCAGAAAGATAACATGGTCAACAATGTTGAGGAACTTTTTGGGTCTAGGGCATATGATATATCGCAGTTTCTTCCAGCTCATTGTTTATCAAAGGATTGCCCTGATCATGAGTTGGCATCCATGGAAAATCTCCCTGAAATGGACTTCATAAGCATGGTGGAACATTCACAGATTCAAGGAAACCCCTCATGTAAAGGGAAATCACAACTTGACTGTTTATTGGCAGTGAGTCCTGTAATTTTTCAAGAATTTCAGTTTCTTGATGTGGACTCATCTCAACTTTTCGGGGCTGTCTTTAACAGACAGACGGCATATGAACCAGAAACGTGTGATTGGTTGTTCACGGAAGACATGAActttaaaaatttcaatgaaTTGATTGTTAGTTATGAGCTAGCTTTGGTTGATAACACATTCAAATCATTGCCTGTACCTCTTTTCTCTGATGATGAAAAGACAAGGTCACTGTGCTCCATTATTGAGGATAAACTAGCTGGCTTAGAACAACTGCCTCGATCTGCATCTGATGAGATATACTTGGATTGGCATCTTTTGGAGGAAGATAAATGCAACTCTAGAATTTATTCTTCCTATCATAGTATGTTGGAGGATGTAGATTCACCTacctttgattttgatttgggGTCTTTTGATGATGGGAAGTTgttatttgaaattgttttctCAGATAATGTTTTGAATAGGCCAAAGacagaagaaaagaaggaatCGTTAAACTTGCTTCATCATGGCATATCTGTGTCAACTGCTCATGATGTGGGAGGTGTTTCAAAAAAATTGCTGGATGATGAATGTCTGAATCCTGGAAATGGTGAACAATTAGCCGAAAAAGATGCTGAGAGAGCTTTTTTGTTATTCAAGTCTATGTCACAATTCAATGATCTTGATTTTTTCTTGAATCCTCGGAAAGCTAGTGCTGGGGAATATAGTGACTCTGCTATTAAGGCAGTTGTTGCTGATGCTGCATTTTCTGAGGTTCCATCCAGTAACTCAAGTGCAGCATGTGCATCCACTGGAGTACAATTGCATCATTGTGATGTTGTGTCATATAAAGTTAAGCTGTCTGATATTATTGTGGCCATTGTAGACAACTTTGAAAAGAGCTATCTAGCCATCTTGCAGAATGAAAGAGAGATGATAAAGACATATATCCCATTTCTAGctgaagaaaattttaaattgctcagccttccaaaacaaaaattgatggactgcattaagaaaataaatgcaCAAGGAACCACCTCTCACAGAGATGAAAATATTAAGGTATTTTTTACCTTATGTGCACTTAAACAGATGGCTTGGTATGTGTGTTTCTATGGAATCCATCCAGCTCATCAATACGTTGACAAGTTATGTCAAAGTTTGGGATTCTTGAGATCGAGACTAGGCAACCTCTGGCCCTTGATTGAAGATGCAGGAAGGAAAGTTGAGAGAGAAATAACTAGCTCACATCCGTCCCTGACATTGATCCAGGAGATTTTGCATTCAAGCACCACCCAGGGTAATTTGAAAGTGTTGATTGTGGCTGAAGAAATTTTCTGGTGGTCATTGAGGAGTTTGTTGATGTCAGTGGGATTATCATTTAGTGAGTTTGAGAATTATTATGCACATGCAAACCAATCAGATCTACTTAAAAATGATGAAGACTTCATCAATACTAAAATGGATGCCTTGCTGGTTGCAGATTGCCTATTGGTATCCCATGA GCGTGTTTCTGCATCGTTTCCCTTCAACAAATTCGGCATCATCTTGGAATATGGTGGTTCGTATGGCTCATCTAGAATAAACTATCTTTCCCCAAAGTTGGTAGGGTTTCCTCGACTTCACTTCTTGAAAGTGGAACTGGATAAATCTAGTGCTTCCAAAGCACTCTGTGAAGGTGTTGATATGCCCCGGATCACAGAAATGACAATGTTAACTCTGCCCTACATGACAATG GAAAAGAGCGAGAATATGAACATCCAAAAGCTAGAGAAACTGATAAACTTTTTGCCCATTGAAGGCAAGTTCACTATGGGACCCTTGGGAGCTGCAGATGAAGCAGAAGCTTGCTGTATGCCTCTGCCAGTTCCCACTGTGCCATTTGCTATGGAATCAGAGAATGTTTCACAAATCATGGTACCTTCCCCTGAAAGAATCATTATTGTGAACACTCAAATTTTTGATAAGCAAATGATAGTATCTAGAAGAAGTACCTACCAAAGAATTCTTGCAATGGAGAAAGAAGGAGCACAAGTTGTGGAACGAGATTCAGATTTGCCTGTGGATGTTATAATCAGTTCTGCTATTTGCCTAGTGTGGTATGATTGCAGAAACATTGGAAAGAAAGCAGCTGCATTAGATGAGGCTTCTTCTTGCTTACCTTTGTGCATTGAGAATGTTGCATCAAATGTTTTAACATTGCTGAGTTTTACTTTCAGTGGCTGCTTTCTG GTCTTCGAGGGAGAAATCAGCTTCCTTTCCACCATAATGGAATCATCAGATGGACTCTATGCTGCAGCAGCGAGCCTGGGAATTGATTTACAGATCTTTTGCTCCTATTCATCTGAGATGACTGATGAAATTATATTGAGCTGCATCAGTTATGCCACTAAGTTGACTAAGGGCCTATATCCTAAAATGCCTGAGTCAGAAACTCTTGCAGAGTCATTTCTCACGAAATTTCCTTCCATTAATCCTTTGATGGCTCATGCTATATTGTCTTCAGGAGGCGTTCTCATTGAATTTCTTGAATGGTCACCTGAATTCAGGACCCGTGcaatccaaaaatataatgtttctGAAGAGAGTGTCAGATTGTTTAGTGCTTTGTGCAAATACGGTGAGCGGGAGGATTCTAAGTCAATAATGACAGACTGCTCCTCAGTATCTTCTGGCCCTGACTCAGAAAAGTGTCATTTTAATATTGGTTCTGGAAGAAGACGAAAATACAGCGGTAGCCCTCACAAAATTGACTTACATATGGATGCATTAGTGAATTTCGAGACATTATACAAATTCCCTGATGACGCCTTGGATCCTTCTCCATTGTCCAAGCCAAATAATATGTGGATGTCAAAAGATCCTAAGATATTTGATCGGTTCAGAAAACCTAGTACACTTCCGAATGGGCTTTTTGGTCAAAAACAGGGATTGGATATGGATATGTTGACAAATCCCTCCAGTTTACCCAATCCATGGGATTCTCAGTTCTCTAAGAGTCCGCAGATgtcaaatgaaataaaaaggCCCTATTTCTCTTTTAGTGATATAATGCCCGGTCATAATCAGGTATCAGATACTGCTATGATGAACAATTTGGATTGGCATGGCATGAGGAAATCTGAGAATCAGAGTGGGGACATTATAGGTGAAGTTATTGATCTTACTGATAGTCCAGTATCAGGTCAGGATTTTTCCTCTATTGGTAGTTCCATGAAATTCTCACTTTCTGTGCCTGAGAGGGATAATTACTTGACAAGAAAGTCTAAAACTGCTAGAAAATTGTCATTTGGTAAAAGCAGTCACCCACCTTGCTCAGTGGCTGCTGAGATTAACTCAAATTCAGATATCTGGAGTTTTAAAAAAGTTCAGAGGCAAGATTTCCCAGAAGTAGCCAATGATTACCAAGTGCTCTTAGAAGAGGGCTCAACAGAGAGAACTGTAGCAGATTCAATGGGGTTAGCATTCGAAGAGAACAAGATATCATCTTATGGGGCAACACCGCTCTCAAATGCCCTCAGTTCAACTCATCCGCAACAGAATTCACCCTGGACGATAGAATTTCTTAACAGAATCAGGGAAAAAAGCAGATTGCGTCAGCAGTCCCTTCCATGTGACACATCTTCTCCTTGTTTAGGGTATTCAGGGAATATATCAAAAGTTTCTAAGAGAAAAAGTCCCTCTATTCTTGAATTTTACAAGTACCAAGGAAGCAGCATGCCTAGACCTGAACAAAAGAGGCAGAAGAAATCTGTACAGTCATCAAactcatccaaaaataaaaaagcttcaTCATCTGTTTTTCCCACATGGACCCCTTCTGACAAGAGAGCACGAAAG ACGCTATCTTTTGCAATGAATGGAAGTGGAAGCCAAAGTAAGCTGGTCTGGAGCGATGGAACTCATGGTCTGAGTAAAAAGTTTCGGAATCAACTATAA